In Artemia franciscana chromosome 8, ASM3288406v1, whole genome shotgun sequence, a genomic segment contains:
- the LOC136030633 gene encoding serine/threonine-protein kinase pim-3-like — protein sequence MFMHSVSSSSHVPTVGEKAKSFKAVGVSYQQSTAFLDLKPRMPIEAEAERFARSYLLGGILGSGGFGKVYAGQRVLDGLPVAVKYIRRQSIIVSSDSNGVQVPLEVALMLRVSHIPGCIGLLDYFDLGHNILLILERPETSQDLFDFILEKGALPESMAAKMFLEVCETVHAIHKNGVTHGDIKDENLVVDLRTLQLKLIDFGSGNFLHNSFYTDFRGTRCYSPPEWIRYQRYHAKPAAVWSLGILLFDMVVGDIPFESDCEIMRANPDFTRAKRKLSNEVKDLISRCLRYKASDRITLEEILSHSWFNSV from the coding sequence ATGTTTATGCATTCTGTGTCTAGTTCAAGTCATGTTCCAACTGTTGGGGAGAAAGCAAAGTCATTCAAAGCCGTTGGAGTGAGCTACCAACAATCTACTGCTTTCTTAGACTTAAAACCTCGTATGCCAATTGAAGCAGAGGCAGAAAGGTTTGCACGTTCTTACCTTCTTGGAGGAATCCTTGGATCTGGCGGTTTTGGAAAAGTTTATGCAGGCCAGAGAGTCCTGGATGGTTTACCTGTCGCTGTCAAGTATATCAGAAGACAATCCATCATTGTATCGTCAGACTCAAATGGTGTTCAAGTTCCCTTAGAGGTCGCGCTGATGCTCCGAGTTTCACACATCCCAGGTTGTATTGGATTACTGGATTATTTCGATTTGGGGCACAATATTCTCCTGATTCTTGAAAGGCCTGAAACCTCTCAGGATCTCTTTGACTTCATATTGGAGAAAGGGGCACTTCCAGAGTCGATGGCAGCCAAAATGTTCCTTGAAGTTTGCGAGACCGTCCATGCCATCCATAAAAATGGAGTGACTCATGGTGACATCAAAGACGAAAACTTGGTTGTTGACTTGAGAACATTACAGCTGAAGCTCATCGACTTCGGCTCTGGCAATTTTCTGCATAACTCCTTCTATACTGACTTTAGAGGAACTCGGTGTTATTCTCCTCCTGAGTGGATACGTTATCAGCGTTATCACGCCAAGCCTGCTGCTGTTTGGTCTCTGGGTATTTTGCTCTTTGACATGGTAGTTGGAGATATTCCTTTTGAATCAGACTGTGAAATAATGAGGGCAAACCCAGATTTTACTCGTGCTAAACGTAAACTGTCTAATGAAGTGAAGGACTTGATCAGTCGGTGTCTCAGATATAAAGCATCTGATAGGATCACTCTCGAGGAGATTCTAAGCCATTCATGGTTCAACTCTGTGTGA
- the LOC136030091 gene encoding uncharacterized protein LOC136030091 — protein sequence MSLLQKYVALADVVQRFPMLYAEKRKELHESISEEDAWSIVSQEMGWSVVKCQKTWRYLRERFARESRLQAERKQGLKREKWEIFDSLVYLLPHIKRRRYDKRSIRPDNVEISGISNDIPFISIPYESTEDTPESEMPSTSCDERKYLPAFESSMDRSSNTESPLPQLVDIPNKDEDFLYSESIAMCLKRLTSQQRALAKFKIQEILYRVELGLEL from the exons ATGAGTTTACTCCAGAAGTATGTTGCATTGGCAGATGTTGTACAACGTTTTCCGATGCTGTATGCAGAGAAGCGCAAGGAACTACATGAATCCATATCAGAAGAAGATGCATGGAGTATTGTTTCACAAGAAATGGGCTGGTCTG TCGTTAAGTGCCAGAAAACATGGCGCTATTTGCGTGAACGCTTCGCACGAGAAAGTCGCCTTCAAGCTGAAAGAAAGCAAGGTCTCAAGCGAGAAAAATGGGAAATATTTGACAGTCTTGTCTACTTATTACCTCACATCAAGCGTCGACGGTATGACAAACGGAGCATAAG GCCTGACAATGTAGAAATTAGCGGAATCAGTAATGACATACCGTTTATATCCATTCCATACGAAAGTACTGAAGATACCCCAGAATCGGAAATGCCATCCACATCTTGCGATGAAAGAAAGTATCTGCCGGCTTTTGAGTCCTCAATGGATAGGTCCAGCAATACTGAATCACCACTGCCGCAGCTTGTGGATATCCCAAACAAAGACGAAGATTTTCTTTATTCCGAATCGATAGCCATGTGCTTGAAACGTCTCACGAGCCAGCAAAGAGCTCTTGCAAAGTTCAAAATCCAAGAAATATTATATAGAGTGGAACTTGGCTTGGAGTTGTGA